A genome region from Arachis duranensis cultivar V14167 chromosome 8, aradu.V14167.gnm2.J7QH, whole genome shotgun sequence includes the following:
- the LOC107460895 gene encoding formin-like protein 5: protein MASLAEVPWLDDDVTPPPPDADDREVTIPWGGWVHEKPPARCRSRARAVVGTPSPSAPTAAPSSSTAAVPSSSTAPPSVPEPTYLLVQRLFRFLERERLHVRRRLDRMDQALISLGAELPPLPDSPASNEPDHQEEDVEAPTQQDAPATTEPPQPHAEPIPPSQTDSAPTVVPSTDPPV from the coding sequence atggcgTCCCTAGCTGAGGTACCCTGGCTGGACGATGATGTGACACCACCACCCCCTGATGCAGATGACAGGGAGGTTACTATTccttggggtggttgggtgcacgagaagcccccAGCTAGATGCCGTTCTAGAGCTAGAGCAGTCGTGGGGACACCTTCACCATCAGCCCCTACAGCAGCCCCATCCTCTTCTACAGCAGCAGTTCCATCTTCATCTACAGCTCCACCTTCAGTCCCTGAGCCTACTTACCTATTGGTCCAGCGTCTATTCCGGTTTTTGGAGCGAGAGAGACTCCATGTCAGACGTCGATTAGATCGGATGGACCAGGCGCTTATTTCTCTGGGTGCTGAGTTACCTCCACTTCCCGACTCTCCGGCCTCCAATGAGCcggatcatcaggaggaggatgTGGAGGCACCGACTCAGCAGGATGCCCCAGCCACTACAGAGCCACCACAGCCCCATGCGGAGCCGATCCCACCGTCTCAGACAGATTCAGCACCTACCGTTGTCCCTTCCACTGATCCTCcagtttag